From the Solibacillus sp. FSL R5-0449 genome, one window contains:
- a CDS encoding NAD(P)/FAD-dependent oxidoreductase produces MVTKEIVILGAGFAGVLAAQTARKYLNKDEARITVVNQFPTHQIITELHRLAGGTISEGAVSLSLEKIFKGYDINLEIAKVNSFDVESKNVVLSNGKTLQYDTLVVALGSQTGFFGIPGLEENSFVLKSVDEANAIREHIEARIKAYATTKDEADATIVIGGGGLTGVELVGEIVDHFPKVAEKYGVKFEDLKIKLVEAGPKILPVFPENLIERATQSLTKRGVEFITSTPVTGVEGNVIQLKDREPIVANTLVWTGGVAPLPLVAESGLAADRGKATINDFLQSTSHPEVFVIGDASAHIPNPGDRPTYAPTAQVAWQQGETAGYNIFAQIKGADLKEFKFTNSGTLGSLGRKDGIATIGANNTQLVGLPASLMKEASNIRYMTHIKALFGLAY; encoded by the coding sequence ATGGTAACTAAAGAAATCGTTATTTTAGGTGCTGGATTTGCTGGTGTATTGGCAGCACAAACAGCTCGTAAATATTTAAATAAAGACGAAGCGCGTATTACAGTCGTAAACCAATTCCCTACTCACCAAATCATTACAGAATTACACCGTTTAGCTGGCGGTACAATTTCTGAAGGTGCTGTTTCATTATCACTTGAAAAGATTTTCAAAGGTTATGACATCAACTTGGAAATCGCAAAAGTAAACAGCTTTGACGTAGAAAGTAAAAATGTAGTACTTTCAAACGGCAAAACATTACAATACGATACATTAGTAGTTGCTTTAGGTAGCCAAACTGGTTTCTTCGGAATCCCAGGCTTAGAGGAAAACTCTTTCGTATTAAAATCAGTTGATGAAGCTAATGCTATCCGCGAGCATATCGAAGCACGCATTAAAGCATACGCTACAACAAAAGACGAAGCGGATGCAACAATCGTAATCGGTGGTGGCGGTTTAACAGGTGTTGAGCTTGTTGGTGAAATCGTAGACCATTTCCCTAAAGTTGCTGAGAAATACGGTGTTAAATTTGAAGATCTTAAAATCAAATTAGTTGAAGCAGGTCCAAAAATCTTACCAGTATTCCCAGAAAACTTAATCGAGCGTGCAACACAGTCATTAACGAAGCGCGGTGTAGAATTCATTACATCAACACCTGTAACTGGTGTTGAAGGCAATGTTATTCAACTGAAAGACCGTGAGCCAATCGTTGCAAACACATTAGTATGGACAGGCGGAGTTGCTCCACTTCCATTAGTAGCTGAATCAGGTTTAGCTGCAGATCGTGGTAAAGCAACGATTAATGACTTCCTACAATCTACTTCACACCCTGAAGTATTTGTTATTGGTGATGCGTCTGCACATATTCCAAACCCGGGTGACCGCCCAACTTATGCACCAACTGCTCAAGTAGCATGGCAGCAAGGTGAAACTGCAGGTTACAACATTTTTGCACAAATTAAAGGTGCTGACTTAAAAGAATTCAAATTTACTAACTCAGGTACTTTAGGTTCTTTAGGCCGCAAAGACGGTATTGCGACAATTGGGGCAAACAATACTCAATTAGTAGGTTTACCGGCTTCATTAATGAAAGAAGCTTCAAATATCCGCTATATGACTCATATTAAAGCGTTATTTGGTCTAGCATATTAA
- a CDS encoding ABC transporter transmembrane domain-containing protein has translation MKVFLKLGWFFKERKYQYIVGLLMLVLVAILQLVPPKIIGFTIDEIGARTLTKAGLFKWLAIIIGVAIAMYILRYYWRQMIFGSSNLLARTLREKLHRHFTQMSPSFYQKNRVGDLMAHATNDISAVQQTAGGGVLTLFDSLTTGGFVILAMAITIDWRLTLIALIPMPLVALSTSYYGKLLHERFRHAQAAFSDLNDKTQESISGMKVLKTFGQQQQDVADFTKLSDEVVEKNMRVAKVDSLFDPTISFVVGLSFMLSLGFGTKFILEEAMTVGDLVTFTTYLSILIWPMLAIGMLFNIVERGSVSYDRIERILNTPIEIDDKVGAIEENPTGDLQFNVTSFTFPGDAAPTLKDVHFELKRGETLGIVGKTGAGKTSILKLLLREFEGYKGTIQFGEHNINDYKKSSLRQAIGYVPQDHFLFSATLYSNIAFANPRASMQEVRAAAALANIDEDIMSFTDGYDTIVGERGVSLSGGQKQRISIARALLMKPELLILDDSLSAVDARTEEAILHALKEERKNATTIITSHRLSAIQQAHIIIVVDEGTIIEKGTHEQLMALEGSYYEMYQLQQLEQLVEQGGDHDGE, from the coding sequence ATGAAGGTATTTCTAAAATTAGGTTGGTTTTTTAAAGAGCGAAAATACCAGTACATAGTCGGGCTTCTAATGCTTGTATTAGTAGCGATCCTGCAGCTCGTCCCGCCGAAAATTATCGGCTTCACAATTGATGAAATCGGTGCAAGGACATTAACAAAAGCAGGCCTGTTCAAATGGCTCGCCATCATTATCGGTGTAGCAATTGCCATGTACATACTGCGTTACTACTGGCGTCAAATGATTTTCGGATCGTCCAACCTGTTGGCGCGAACATTACGCGAAAAGCTCCATCGCCATTTTACACAGATGTCCCCATCGTTTTATCAAAAGAATCGTGTCGGTGATTTGATGGCACATGCAACAAATGATATAAGTGCAGTGCAGCAAACTGCTGGCGGCGGAGTGTTAACATTATTTGACTCGCTTACAACAGGGGGCTTTGTCATTTTGGCCATGGCGATCACAATCGACTGGCGTCTGACATTAATCGCGCTCATTCCGATGCCGCTAGTCGCTTTATCGACGAGCTATTACGGCAAGCTTCTGCATGAGCGTTTCCGTCATGCCCAAGCGGCGTTTTCCGATTTAAACGATAAAACACAGGAAAGTATCAGCGGCATGAAAGTATTGAAAACGTTTGGTCAGCAACAGCAGGATGTTGCGGATTTTACGAAGCTTTCCGATGAAGTTGTGGAAAAAAATATGCGCGTTGCGAAAGTCGATTCACTATTTGACCCGACGATCAGCTTTGTAGTCGGATTAAGTTTTATGCTAAGTCTTGGATTCGGGACGAAATTTATTTTGGAAGAGGCAATGACTGTCGGGGATTTGGTAACTTTCACAACGTATTTAAGCATTCTGATCTGGCCAATGCTGGCAATTGGTATGCTGTTCAATATCGTCGAACGAGGCAGTGTTTCCTATGACCGGATCGAACGCATCTTAAATACTCCGATTGAAATCGATGACAAGGTTGGCGCAATCGAAGAAAATCCAACGGGTGACCTTCAATTCAATGTCACTTCATTTACATTCCCAGGAGATGCGGCGCCGACATTGAAAGATGTGCATTTTGAACTGAAACGCGGTGAAACTCTTGGAATCGTCGGTAAAACAGGCGCAGGGAAGACATCGATTTTAAAGCTGCTGCTACGTGAATTTGAAGGTTACAAAGGAACGATTCAATTTGGGGAACACAATATAAATGATTATAAGAAAAGTTCTTTGCGACAGGCGATTGGTTATGTACCGCAAGATCATTTTTTATTCTCGGCAACACTTTATTCCAATATTGCCTTTGCCAACCCACGTGCAAGCATGCAGGAAGTTCGCGCAGCGGCTGCACTTGCAAATATTGATGAAGATATTATGAGCTTTACAGATGGCTATGACACGATCGTCGGAGAACGTGGCGTATCGCTTTCAGGTGGCCAGAAACAACGGATTTCCATTGCTAGGGCACTACTGATGAAACCTGAACTGCTTATTTTGGATGATTCTTTATCTGCGGTAGATGCACGTACGGAAGAAGCCATATTACATGCACTGAAAGAAGAACGTAAAAATGCAACGACGATTATTACATCACACCGTCTAAGTGCGATCCAGCAGGCGCATATCATTATTGTTGTAGATGAAGGGACAATTATTGAAAAAGGTACACACGAACAGTTGATGGCACTGGAAGGCAGCTATTATGAAATGTACCAGTTGCAGCAACTTGAGCAGTTAGTGGAACAGGGGGGTGACCACGATGGCGAATGA
- a CDS encoding TetR/AcrR family transcriptional regulator, producing the protein MSIREQRKQQRREQIIQAAKALMLKSGIQQVQLQDVANEVGIGIATFYRYFANKELLVLAINNEITRDMTKTIKHIANEPITAYEQIERILTYYIELIDDPEHQFVKFFKAFEAYKPISEETYEYKEFLDIRREMANALYSIAVKGMEDKSIRAGIDIPEYVFTVVQNISYFSVESYLTEHDPDLPVKLDPKKQLKLIREMFLQFIATKN; encoded by the coding sequence TTGAGTATTCGAGAACAAAGAAAACAACAGCGCAGGGAACAAATCATTCAGGCAGCAAAAGCTTTAATGTTAAAAAGCGGCATTCAGCAAGTTCAGCTGCAGGATGTTGCAAATGAAGTAGGGATTGGTATTGCGACATTTTATCGTTATTTTGCGAATAAAGAATTGCTCGTTTTAGCAATCAATAATGAAATAACGAGAGATATGACAAAAACAATCAAGCACATAGCAAATGAACCAATTACCGCTTATGAGCAAATTGAACGGATATTAACTTACTATATTGAGTTAATCGATGATCCGGAGCATCAATTTGTGAAGTTTTTTAAAGCGTTCGAAGCATATAAACCGATATCAGAAGAGACGTACGAATACAAGGAATTTCTAGATATTAGAAGGGAAATGGCCAATGCCTTGTATTCTATTGCGGTAAAAGGAATGGAAGACAAATCAATACGAGCAGGTATTGATATTCCGGAGTATGTATTTACAGTTGTACAAAATATAAGTTATTTTTCGGTAGAATCCTATTTGACCGAGCATGACCCCGATCTACCTGTAAAATTAGATCCTAAAAAACAGTTAAAGCTAATTCGGGAAATGTTTTTACAATTCATAGCTACTAAAAATTGA
- a CDS encoding M15 family metallopeptidase: protein MKKIIFILIFAVIGFQFFATEQVGAPDLPQQLSLASYSVSNGDLVLVNRDIALQNEPSNLASIPADIADNVIVNSEYFLEEQAIPPLKQLFDAAANDGIEHFIINSAYRSGKLQEQLYEQYGADYALPAGYSEHQTGLSIDIGSTVGKMENVTEGKWMEEHAAEFGYILRYPKHKVDITGIEYEPWHFRYIGLPHSVMMKQHDFVFEEYIAYLKEKQFYKMTLDDTTYFVQYTNNKTSVNTLESQNIKVSGNNAGGYIITSVLDET from the coding sequence ATGAAAAAGATTATTTTTATACTTATTTTTGCCGTTATTGGCTTTCAATTTTTTGCGACTGAACAAGTTGGTGCTCCCGACTTACCTCAGCAGCTTTCACTAGCATCGTACTCCGTCTCAAACGGGGATCTTGTACTTGTTAACCGGGATATCGCTTTGCAGAATGAACCAAGCAATTTAGCCTCTATTCCAGCTGATATAGCGGATAATGTGATCGTCAATTCAGAGTATTTTCTAGAAGAGCAGGCTATTCCACCCCTCAAGCAATTATTCGATGCTGCTGCAAACGATGGAATCGAGCATTTCATAATTAATAGTGCCTATCGGAGCGGAAAACTTCAGGAACAGCTTTATGAACAATACGGTGCCGATTATGCTCTACCTGCAGGCTACAGTGAACACCAGACGGGCTTATCAATTGATATCGGTTCAACTGTCGGCAAAATGGAAAATGTCACAGAAGGAAAATGGATGGAAGAACATGCAGCGGAGTTCGGCTACATTCTTCGTTACCCTAAACATAAAGTCGACATTACCGGGATAGAGTATGAACCTTGGCATTTCCGATACATAGGCCTGCCCCACAGCGTGATGATGAAGCAGCATGACTTCGTGTTTGAGGAATATATTGCTTATCTCAAAGAAAAGCAATTTTATAAAATGACTTTAGATGATACAACTTATTTCGTGCAGTATACCAACAACAAAACATCCGTTAACACACTTGAATCACAGAACATCAAAGTTTCCGGTAATAATGCCGGGGGATATATTATTACTTCCGTATTGGATGAAACTTGA
- a CDS encoding copper resistance protein CopC encodes MRKLLLLSFVATFLLFVPGAFAHTHLVSTNPAEGESVNENIKTIDLTFEGKIEEGSIFKVIASDGKEMDIHSISINDGVLSGIMLDPLPNDTYTVEWDSISEDGHPLSGSFSFAVNAPAETKKEEDNAADTTEKIANDVDSLVDTLKDETNSDEDDEGSFWTLVIVITLIVLVLAAITIYSYKRWLVKKTKK; translated from the coding sequence TTGAGGAAACTATTATTGTTATCGTTTGTTGCTACATTTTTATTATTTGTACCGGGAGCATTCGCACATACACACTTGGTATCAACTAATCCTGCAGAAGGTGAGTCTGTAAACGAAAATATAAAAACAATTGATTTGACGTTTGAAGGGAAGATTGAAGAAGGCAGTATATTTAAAGTAATAGCAAGCGACGGGAAAGAAATGGATATTCATTCAATTTCTATAAATGATGGGGTCCTATCCGGAATTATGCTTGATCCGCTTCCAAATGACACTTATACAGTCGAATGGGATAGTATTAGCGAGGATGGGCATCCGTTATCTGGTTCATTTTCATTTGCAGTAAATGCACCTGCGGAGACTAAGAAAGAAGAGGATAATGCAGCTGACACTACCGAAAAAATTGCCAACGATGTAGATTCACTCGTGGATACTTTAAAAGATGAGACAAATTCTGATGAGGATGATGAAGGCTCATTTTGGACACTCGTCATTGTCATCACCCTGATTGTACTTGTGCTCGCAGCAATAACGATATATAGCTATAAGAGATGGTTAGTTAAGAAAACGAAAAAATAA
- the rarD gene encoding EamA family transporter RarD, translated as MSELKKGVFLAIGAYLMWGIIPLYWKQLQHVGSVEILVGRVIWSFVFTVLFVLLIRQYKQMIADIKMLLKNKKQFFLLFVASVFVSLNWGIFIWAVNNGHLLQTSLGYYINPLISVLFGLIFFKEKISRATTVAVIIAAIGVGYQAVLGGTIPWVSLALALTFAFYGVIKKQIPLDATRGLAIETLFVLPIAVAIYIYLMRTSEIAFMHVDWKTNLLLMGGGIVTALPLVLFAKSAQKIPLYLLGFIQFLAPTISLMLGIFLYKEPFTLTEFITFICIWLAVFIFSASKVLEARKHHAAYNKENDVKV; from the coding sequence ATGTCAGAACTAAAGAAGGGCGTCTTTTTAGCAATCGGCGCCTATTTAATGTGGGGGATCATTCCCCTGTACTGGAAGCAGCTGCAGCATGTCGGCAGTGTAGAAATATTAGTTGGACGTGTCATTTGGTCCTTTGTATTCACCGTTTTGTTTGTGTTGCTGATTCGTCAGTACAAACAGATGATCGCAGATATTAAAATGCTATTGAAGAATAAGAAACAGTTTTTTTTACTGTTCGTAGCATCGGTATTTGTTTCGCTAAACTGGGGAATTTTCATTTGGGCAGTAAACAATGGACATTTACTGCAGACGAGTTTAGGTTACTATATTAATCCGCTTATATCTGTGTTGTTCGGTCTGATCTTTTTTAAAGAAAAAATTTCTCGGGCAACTACAGTAGCAGTCATCATTGCGGCAATAGGGGTCGGATATCAGGCGGTATTAGGTGGGACGATTCCTTGGGTATCACTTGCGCTTGCACTGACATTTGCTTTTTACGGTGTCATTAAAAAGCAGATTCCGCTCGATGCGACACGTGGTCTTGCAATCGAAACATTGTTCGTTTTACCGATTGCTGTCGCGATCTACATTTATTTAATGAGAACGTCGGAAATCGCCTTTATGCATGTGGACTGGAAAACGAATCTATTGTTGATGGGCGGAGGGATCGTGACTGCCTTGCCACTAGTCCTATTTGCAAAAAGTGCGCAAAAAATACCGCTTTATCTATTAGGTTTCATTCAATTCCTGGCACCTACGATCAGTCTAATGCTCGGCATTTTCTTATATAAAGAGCCTTTCACACTGACAGAATTTATCACTTTCATTTGTATATGGCTTGCGGTATTCATCTTTTCGGCATCCAAAGTGCTCGAAGCGAGAAAACATCATGCAGCGTATAATAAAGAGAATGATGTTAAAGTTTAA
- a CDS encoding class I SAM-dependent rRNA methyltransferase translates to MRKKTELQVDSKAIKDLTNGNPLILKDTVIMPEVTIEEGTLLHLVDKSGGYIATGYYGIQNKGIGWVLTRKEKELIDVKFFTKKIHEAAEKRADFFASDDTSAFRVFNGEGDGIGGLTIDFFNGFYMVSWYSEGIYSFRNDIYEALNAAVNTRGIYEKLRFNTNGQYIDQDDYVSGEKGEFPLIVQENGMNFAVDLNDGAMTGIFLDQRNVRKALRDRYSTDKTVLNTFSYTGAFSVAAALGGASGTTSVDLAKRSLPKTIEQFSVNGIDYESQDIKVMNVFDYFSYAARKGLKFDVVVLDPPSFARTKKMTFSTSKDYPKLLKDALTITNNGGVIIASTNNASFNMKKFKTFIDKAFKDYGARYKILEEHQLPEDFTVPHNFPEFNYLKVVIIQVMN, encoded by the coding sequence ATGAGAAAAAAAACAGAACTACAAGTAGATAGTAAAGCGATTAAGGATTTGACGAACGGCAATCCATTAATTCTAAAAGATACAGTTATTATGCCGGAAGTAACGATTGAAGAAGGTACTCTTCTTCACTTAGTTGATAAAAGCGGGGGCTATATTGCAACTGGCTATTACGGTATTCAAAACAAAGGAATCGGTTGGGTGCTGACTCGTAAAGAAAAAGAGCTGATTGATGTGAAGTTCTTTACGAAAAAAATCCATGAAGCTGCTGAAAAACGCGCAGACTTTTTTGCTTCGGATGATACGAGTGCTTTCCGTGTATTTAATGGCGAAGGTGACGGCATTGGCGGTTTGACAATTGATTTCTTTAACGGCTTTTACATGGTGAGCTGGTACAGTGAAGGGATTTATTCATTCCGTAATGATATTTATGAAGCATTGAACGCGGCGGTGAATACACGCGGGATTTATGAAAAACTGCGCTTTAATACAAATGGTCAATATATTGATCAGGATGATTATGTTTCAGGTGAAAAAGGCGAATTTCCATTGATCGTACAGGAAAACGGCATGAATTTTGCGGTTGATTTGAATGATGGGGCAATGACAGGAATTTTCCTGGATCAGCGGAATGTACGTAAAGCATTACGTGACCGTTATTCGACAGATAAGACGGTACTGAATACATTCTCATACACTGGAGCGTTTTCTGTTGCTGCTGCATTAGGCGGAGCATCTGGTACGACGAGTGTCGATCTTGCAAAACGCAGCTTGCCTAAAACAATCGAGCAATTCAGTGTGAATGGAATTGACTATGAATCACAAGATATTAAAGTGATGAACGTATTTGACTATTTCAGCTATGCCGCAAGAAAAGGTTTGAAATTTGATGTCGTTGTACTGGATCCGCCAAGTTTTGCCCGTACGAAAAAAATGACATTCAGTACATCAAAAGACTATCCGAAATTGCTTAAAGATGCGTTAACGATCACAAACAATGGTGGCGTGATTATCGCATCGACAAACAATGCAAGCTTTAATATGAAAAAGTTCAAAACATTCATCGACAAAGCGTTTAAAGATTATGGTGCACGCTATAAAATTTTGGAAGAGCACCAGCTACCGGAAGATTTCACGGTGCCGCATAACTTCCCGGAATTCAATTATTTAAAAGTAGTCATCATTCAAGTGATGAACTAA
- a CDS encoding DUF1641 domain-containing protein — protein MSEMNNQQVEKVAVTQEQLDVLDQLLKPEVQASLTTLVDNLPKLAEMTTLLTKTYEFATSVATDETLKNDTVAAVTEMASPVVGTAKSLAQTAIEAKDRAEESNETVGVFGLLKMLKDPQVQGALRFANAFLQVASERKQMK, from the coding sequence ATGTCAGAAATGAATAATCAGCAGGTAGAAAAAGTGGCTGTTACACAAGAACAATTAGATGTTTTAGATCAGTTACTAAAGCCAGAGGTACAAGCTTCATTAACTACTTTAGTAGATAACTTACCAAAGTTGGCTGAAATGACTACATTATTAACAAAAACGTATGAATTTGCTACTAGTGTTGCAACTGATGAAACATTAAAAAATGATACAGTTGCTGCTGTAACAGAAATGGCCAGCCCAGTTGTTGGTACTGCTAAATCATTGGCACAAACAGCGATCGAAGCAAAAGACCGTGCTGAAGAAAGCAATGAAACAGTAGGCGTATTCGGCTTATTAAAAATGTTGAAAGACCCACAAGTGCAAGGGGCATTACGTTTTGCTAATGCATTTTTACAAGTAGCATCTGAACGCAAACAAATGAAATAA
- a CDS encoding ABC transporter ATP-binding protein — translation MANETISSKEQRLVLKRLFTYLKPHKKILAIALFLLVLTVLGDIIGPYLIKVYIDDHLMIGNFDMTPIVTLGVGYFIIQLLNVVITYYQNIKFQELALKVIQQLRIDVFSKIHRLGMRYFDQVPAGSIVSRATNDTEAIKDMFVSVLISFVQAAFLIVGVYFAMFFLNAKLAFYMLLLLPVILYIIWLYRKMSSVVYMRMREKLSELNAKLSETLSGMSIVQAFRQEPRFNDEFDRVNEEHFQSMMANTKMNSLLLRPIIDLVYFTAIVILLFYFGWTSFETAVEVGVVYAFITYMNRFFDPINQVMERLALFQQAIVAASRVFELIDNEELEPAQQNKPVQVSKGLIEFKNVSFSYDGKQDVLKNISFTVNPGETVALVGHTGSGKSSIINLLMRFYEYHRGEILIDGQSIKDYEQQELREKMGLVLQDPFLFYGTIDSNIRLYNESLTLQKVKEAAEFVQANDFIESLPDGYESRVTERGSTFSSGQRQLVAFARTIATNPKILVLDEATAAIDTETEVGIQQSLEKMRKGRTTIAIAHRLSTIQDAEQILVLHKGEIVERGTHQQLIAQKGLYHKMYLLQNGIVE, via the coding sequence ATGGCGAATGAGACGATTTCAAGTAAAGAACAGCGCCTCGTATTAAAGCGCCTCTTTACGTATTTAAAGCCTCACAAAAAAATATTGGCTATTGCGCTGTTTCTACTTGTTTTAACAGTACTCGGAGATATTATCGGTCCGTATTTGATCAAAGTTTATATCGATGACCATTTAATGATCGGCAATTTTGATATGACCCCAATCGTGACACTCGGAGTCGGGTATTTTATCATTCAGTTGCTGAATGTTGTGATTACCTATTATCAAAATATTAAATTCCAGGAGCTTGCCCTAAAAGTCATTCAGCAGCTGCGAATTGATGTGTTTTCAAAAATTCACCGACTGGGTATGCGTTATTTTGACCAGGTTCCGGCCGGTTCAATCGTATCCAGGGCAACAAATGATACAGAAGCGATTAAAGATATGTTCGTTTCGGTACTGATTAGCTTTGTACAGGCGGCATTTTTAATAGTCGGTGTATATTTTGCGATGTTTTTCCTGAATGCAAAACTTGCCTTCTATATGCTGCTATTGCTGCCGGTCATTCTGTACATCATTTGGCTTTACCGCAAAATGAGTTCGGTTGTGTATATGCGCATGCGGGAGAAACTGAGTGAACTTAATGCGAAACTTTCTGAAACATTATCAGGAATGAGCATCGTGCAGGCTTTCCGTCAAGAACCAAGGTTCAATGACGAGTTTGACCGTGTCAATGAAGAGCATTTCCAGTCGATGATGGCCAATACGAAGATGAACAGTCTTCTGCTTCGTCCGATTATTGACTTAGTGTACTTTACAGCGATTGTTATTTTACTGTTTTACTTCGGTTGGACATCATTTGAAACAGCTGTGGAAGTCGGGGTTGTTTATGCGTTCATTACATATATGAACCGCTTCTTTGACCCGATCAACCAAGTAATGGAACGTCTTGCACTGTTCCAGCAGGCGATTGTAGCGGCTTCCCGTGTATTTGAGCTGATTGATAATGAAGAACTCGAGCCAGCACAGCAAAACAAGCCTGTACAAGTTTCAAAAGGGCTTATCGAGTTTAAAAATGTGTCGTTTAGCTATGACGGCAAACAAGACGTACTGAAAAATATTTCGTTTACGGTTAATCCCGGGGAAACGGTTGCGTTAGTCGGGCATACCGGCAGCGGAAAAAGTTCCATTATTAATCTTTTGATGCGCTTTTATGAGTATCATCGCGGTGAAATATTAATTGACGGCCAATCGATCAAAGATTACGAACAGCAGGAACTACGTGAAAAGATGGGGCTTGTGCTGCAAGATCCGTTCCTGTTTTACGGAACGATTGATTCGAATATTCGTTTATACAATGAAAGTCTTACATTGCAGAAAGTAAAGGAAGCAGCGGAGTTTGTCCAGGCGAATGATTTTATTGAATCGCTTCCGGATGGATATGAAAGCCGTGTAACAGAGCGCGGTTCAACGTTTTCAAGCGGACAGCGCCAATTGGTGGCATTTGCGCGGACAATTGCGACAAACCCGAAAATCCTTGTTCTCGATGAAGCAACGGCAGCGATTGATACCGAAACTGAAGTGGGCATTCAGCAGTCATTGGAAAAAATGCGTAAAGGCCGTACTACTATCGCAATCGCCCACAGGCTTTCAACAATACAGGATGCCGAGCAAATATTAGTTTTGCATAAAGGTGAGATTGTCGAACGTGGAACACATCAACAGCTTATCGCACAAAAAGGGTTATATCACAAAATGTACTTACTGCAAAATGGTATAGTGGAATAA
- a CDS encoding glucose 1-dehydrogenase translates to MSRLTGKVAIITGAAQGMGAAHAKAFVEQGAKVVLTDLNEEKGKAFAAELGENAIFIKQNVTSEEDWTTVITKAEEAFGPVNVLVNNAGISMAKNMLEMSLDEYMKIVNINQVSVFLGMKAVAASMMKAGGGSIVNISSINGLVGGAVGYTDTKFAVRGMTKAAALNLAPMGIRVNSVHPGVIATPMIMQEDAKAAIEEFAKHIPLKRVSQPEEVSQLVVFLASDESSYSTGAEFVVDGGITAQ, encoded by the coding sequence ATGTCTCGATTAACAGGTAAAGTGGCCATTATTACTGGTGCTGCTCAAGGTATGGGTGCTGCCCATGCAAAAGCATTTGTAGAACAAGGTGCAAAAGTAGTTTTAACAGATTTAAATGAAGAAAAAGGGAAAGCATTTGCTGCAGAATTAGGGGAGAATGCGATCTTCATAAAACAAAACGTTACTTCAGAGGAAGATTGGACAACTGTTATCACAAAAGCTGAAGAAGCATTTGGTCCTGTGAACGTTTTAGTAAACAACGCTGGGATTTCAATGGCTAAAAACATGCTGGAAATGTCTTTAGATGAATACATGAAAATCGTCAATATTAACCAAGTTTCTGTATTTTTAGGTATGAAAGCAGTAGCAGCTTCAATGATGAAAGCTGGTGGCGGTTCAATCGTCAACATTTCTTCCATCAATGGCCTAGTTGGTGGTGCTGTAGGATATACAGATACGAAATTTGCTGTTCGAGGTATGACGAAAGCAGCGGCATTAAACTTGGCGCCAATGGGTATTCGTGTCAACTCAGTACACCCGGGTGTTATTGCAACTCCAATGATTATGCAGGAAGATGCAAAAGCTGCAATCGAAGAATTTGCAAAGCATATCCCACTTAAACGAGTATCACAACCGGAAGAAGTATCTCAATTAGTAGTCTTCCTAGCATCGGACGAGTCTAGCTACTCAACAGGTGCGGAGTTTGTCGTTGATGGCGGAATTACAGCACAATAA